A genomic region of Kluyveromyces marxianus DMKU3-1042 DNA, complete genome, chromosome 5 contains the following coding sequences:
- the BIO5 gene encoding 7-keto 8-aminopelargonic acid transporter translates to MSVSDSSSSLGASQKAGKLAHNYSWWPLIGMSFSLTNSWLGVSSSFVVGLSGAGQPAVVYGLIFAFALTLMCGYSLSEFSRLLPNSAGTSFWTLKLLERSAVGDVEELSVREKSSSALDISKLSQKEDETTDDKLLKLSTMDSNSCRSSFQKHMAIAVGLINYFGCVFTTASIVSSLIYSIMGIHSILHPSFELKRWHTFLLYEILTIFLTAFNCNYRGLPFLSSFGLAMSLFSYAITFILCLVSRSDTIAEQPWPKSEDIFYKFHNNTGWKSNGMAFLVSLINPLWSFVGIDSATHMVDEVGHAAARVLVPKVIMTTIVIGFVTSFSYSIALFYCVRDTSAVLESIAPAVTIYYQATGNRNLAVFMQASTIVAGLTCGVASGTWQSRMLWALSREMEAMRPEGTLSRLVTARFASIDSKNKVPLYAHLFSQVLVAIIGCIMLGSTKAFNAIISAAVTLLIVSYAIPSVILLVRGRNRFIEKCEREAGDEAVKAPSKWGVIPHTMTVVYALFCLVMLSFPYVKPVTVSNMNYVSVVYGAIAMIIGLVIVLFSSI, encoded by the coding sequence ATGAGTGTCTCGGATTCTTCCAGCTCTCTTGGTGCTTCTCAAAAGGCGGGAAAACTTGCCCATAACTACTCATGGTGGCCATTGATAGGCATGTCGTTCTCGCTAACCAACTCATGGCTAGGCGTTTCCTCATCCTTTGTCGTGGGGCTCTCAGGCGCTGGTCAACCTGCGGTCGTCTACGGTCTTATATTCGCTTTTGCGTTGACTTTGATGTGTGGGTATTCGCTCTCAGAATTCTCCCGGTTGCTTCCTAATAGCGCTGGAACGAGTTTTTGGACGTTAAAACTTCTTGAGAGAAGTGCGGTCGGTGATGTCGAAGAGCTCTCGGTTAGAGAGAAGTCATCCAGCGCTCTTGACATCAGCAAGTTGTCACAGAAAGAAGACGAGACCACGGATGATAAGCTCTTGAAGCTAAGCACCATGGACTCGAACAGCTGTCGTTCGTCCTTCCAGAAGCATATGGCGATAGCGGTTGGCCTAATCAACTATTTTGGTTGCGTGTTCACGACAGCAAGTATTGTGTCTTCATTGATATACAGTATAATGGGTATCCACTCCATTCTGCATCCCTCTTTCGAGTTGAAGCGGTGGCATACATTCCTACTGTACGAAATACTGaccatttttttgactGCGTTCAATTGCAATTACAGGGGCTTGCCGTTCCTGTCCTCCTTTGGGCTAGCAATGTCACTGTTCTCATACGCCATCACATTTATCCTGTGTCTCGTTTCAAGAAGCGACACCATCGCCGAACAGCCTTGGCCTAAGAGCGAAGACATCTTCTACAAGTTCCACAACAACACCGGGTGGAAGTCCAATGGAATGGCGTTCCTGGTCAGCCTCATCAACCCACTATGGTCGTTCGTGGGGATCGACTCAGCAACGCACATGGTGGACGAGGTTGGCCATGCTGCAGCGAGAGTGCTGGTGCCCAAAGTCATCATGACCACCATTGTGATTGGTTTCGTCACGAGTTTCTCGTATTCGATTGCGCTCTTTTACTGCGTCCGCGACACGAGTGCTGTGTTGGAATCGATTGCGCCAGCTGTGACAATCTATTACCAGGCGACGGGAAACCGAAACTTGGCGGTGTTCATGCAAGCGTCCACCATCGTGGCCGGCCTGACATGCGGTGTTGCGAGTGGGACATGGCAGTCGCGGATGTTGTGGGCGTTATCGAGGGAGATGGAGGCGATGAGGCCGGAGGGAACGCTGTCGCGATTGGTAACGGCCAGGTTTGCGAGTATCGAttccaagaacaaggtgCCCTTGTATGCACACCTGTTCTCGCAGGTTCTTGTTGCGATTATAGGGTGCATCATGCTGGGCAGCACGAAGGCGTTCAATGCCATCATATCGGCAGCAGTGACGCTTCTAATCGTGTCATACGCCATCCCGAGTGTGATACTGCTTGTTAGAGGCCGGAACAGgttcattgaaaagtgcGAAAGGGAAGCCGGCGATGAGGCGGTCAAAGCACCCAGTAAATGGGGCGTGATTCCACACACGATGACGGTGGTGTACGCATTGTTTTGCCTGGTTATGCTGTCTTTTCCTTATGTGAAACCTGTGACAGTGTCGAACATGAACTACGTGTCTGTTGTGTACGGAGCGATTGCGATGATCATAGGGTTGGTGATAGTGTTGTTCAGTAGTATTTAA
- the ATG2 gene encoding Atg2p yields MTSWLPQNLQKRLLLYTIKQVSLFSNVDVSNLDVSIGSQSHFGFTDIDLNVCEINLPNIEVLSGRISKLNLQLAVAGNVEISGEGMVFVLKPADGFFDDDSSEQWASSLTKSVMDMTKSILDTELSEYQSKIYKDTNEDIKPPTALDSMMDKVLRVALSKLTINLKNVELQLIISPELMLKISISEVKMISADEKRIADVIGVSAVFSKPEQSVPSYGSSSSDKEDDNTSDSEDPLSTSITYSKLEATSIYLSAMESLVLDSLDGETYQFLNIDKIEVQFQGITSINDLKVHDLKIKINALDIHLENVSSILSHIMSLLNHVQLSNSEDKIRTQELKSYKRFQHEQNIEEDKTLTFVLLNSLKFHLRDNLFIMLTEISLNSSVSPYTSVSISDIQLVLDSKEYINRSDSSEPFLSLNKNSSTSEQKLHLNRDIKVEVDYSLMKQLILFANDYMCLYNQIIERPSTYADPSADPKFLLSSQNVCFLLNLGDLIMEFHFSPFFSNIPHTTFKIPKLSIFSVQNNEKSHIGELTDFEFHSRKSGCFNISGANSKFCASNVNTKTKATLENLEVSILESDMNKIIQCLSGVLGSLPELLLSSGETTSSKNMEKRSVRMMQSSAFLHNRTALSMFCVQINCMKIKISNISGKAFGDLMITARKSLIYQDKYSDLSISFTEFTAQRQYRSEKTDIIFDINHDSNIANFVINRTKVGKIKAYLTGVGIFIHTKWSELFSGQKTENSINEQKKNAKTLVSIPIDIKLYDCALSLKPCRLSTGLAINIPRAQINITKNEITLSTKILDLLLIDDMNLIHETDLGHTTSTSNWYEKQGYSSLVKIDTLSVRFCPGGVASTRVNVHKIDSSICSDSFNALIQTIIDLKPVVTYPENVKYQLEPELVSVFEDLTDQYFTTARISENDLEIYPDTYSNSGESLVFEENYFSPKLESPSKNEVNMAVFEILSNVKISVDEIKLKLYDGYDWKHTRKEINSAVEQLEENFKDGLSCPDAKVFDSIYIPAPRDEDENIKSNINMKIHNEETKEGKMKLRPTKKYKILIQGNGIKVNIQSGNDELRTTSTLPLSDNTYDILNETSVQINNLEIVDNLPTSTWNKFLTRTKLKTTNTLQQSPMFSLRFTMIRPTPHLYATELIFSVHVKPISLHVDQDALEFLTLFFQFKDPRFELIDDYPDIPYIQRFEINSVKILLDYKPKKVDYVGLRSGKTKEFMNFFILDQAKINLKHVILYGIDGFSRLETILTDIWTPDITKTQLPGILGALTPFKPFAGLSYGARALVSVPTEQYQQSGRLGTSLQKGGMVFLRTTGGEFVKLAVRLTSGTQTILESTEKLLGGQGSNGRNIKIKLVEGDEIVDAFIDESILRSTTLFDNTANDNNHLDVILPQGDTQKVISLYADQPKDFYSGLHDAYSSFGRNLNITFDSMKQAKNDIKTANGAQEAVSTVAKAAPLALIRPLIGVTEALSKTLQGLNNQYDQEEIAHIEEKYKSSN; encoded by the coding sequence ATGACTTCTTGGTTACCACAGAACTTACAGAAACGATTACTTCTCTACACTATAAAGCAAGtctctttgttttccaatGTTGATGTGAGCAATTTAGATGTGTCCATTGGATCTCAATCACATTTCGGCTTCACCGATATTGATCTCAATGTATGTGAAATAAATTTACCCAACATCGAAGTTTTGAGTGGAAGAATATCTAAACTAAACCTTCAATTAGCAGTTGCTGGCAACGTTGAAATTAGTGGCGAAGGTATGGTATTCGTTTTAAAACCGGCCGATGGtttctttgatgatgattcatCAGAACAGTGGGCGTCATCTTTGACCAAAAGTGTGATGGACATGACCAAATCCATTTTAGACACGGAATTGTCAGAATATCAGAGCAAAATCTACAAAGACACAAATGAAGATATCAAACCCCCAACTGCTCTAGATTCTATGATGGATAAAGTTCTGCGAGTGGCTCTCTCAAAATTAACCATCAACTTGAAAAATGTTGAATTACAATTAATAATCTCCCCAGAGCTCATGCTAAAGATATCCATATCTGAGGTCAAGATGATTTCTGCGGATGAGAAGCGTATTGCTGACGTTATTGGCGTGTCGGCAGTTTTTTCTAAGCCCGAACAATCAGTACCAAGCTATGGATCTAGTAGCAGCgataaagaagatgacAACACATCTGATTCAGAAGATCCACTCTCCACTAGCATCACATATTCTAAGTTAGAAGCCACATCTATATATTTGAGTGCCATGGAAAGCCTAGTATTAGATTCATTAGATGGGGAAACATACCAATTTCTAAACATCGATAAAATAGAAGTTCAGTTTCAGGGGATAACCTCGATAAATGATTTGAAAGTCCATGAcctcaaaatcaaaataaatGCTCTTGATATTCACCTAGAGAATGTTTCCTCAATTCTGAGCCACATAATGTCATTATTAAATCACGTTCAGCTGTCCAATTCGGAAGACAAGATAAGAACTCAGGAATTAAAGAGCTACAAACGCTTCCAACATGAACAAAACATCgaagaagacaaaacaCTTACATTTGTTCTTCTCAACAGCCTGAAATTTCACTTGAGAGATAACCTTTTCATTATGCTTACTGAGATATCTTTGAATAGCAGCGTTTCTCCTTATACGAGTGTTTCTATATCTGATATCCAACTTGTACTCGATTCTAAAGAGTATATTAATCGATCAGATTCTTCTGAACCATTTCTATCTTTGAATAAAAATAGTAGCACCTCCGAACAAAAGCTACATTTGAATAGAGACATAAAGGTGGAAGTAGACtattctttgatgaaacaACTCATACTCTTTGCAAATGATTATATGTGTCTCTATAATCAGATAATAGAGAGACCTTCAACTTACGCAGATCCATCAGCAGATCCGAAATTTTTGCTGAGTTCACAAAATGTTTGTTTTCTGCTAAATCTAGGTGACTTAATTATGGAATTCCATTTCTCacccttcttttcaaatattccaCACACTACCTTTAAAATACCTAAACTATCCATATTTTCAGTTcaaaacaatgaaaaaagtCATATAGGAGAATTAACGGATTTTGAATTCCATTCCAGAAAAAGCGGTTGTTTTAATATTTCAGGTGCGAATAGTAAATTTTGTGCAAGTAATGTGAATACCAAAACTAAAGCTACTCTAGAAAATCTGGAGGTTTCTATTTTAGAATCAGATATGAATAAGATAATTCAGTGTTTGAGTGGAGTTTTAGGATCCCTTCCCGAACTCTTGTTAAGCAGCGGCGAAACTACGTCATCAAAAAATATGGAGAAAAGGAGCGTTAGAATGATGCAGTCCTCAGCATTCCTTCATAACAGAACAGCTTTGTCAATGTTTTGCGTACAAATCAACTGtatgaaaatcaaaatatcaaatatctcAGGGAAGGCTTTCGGTGATTTAATGATCACTGCGAGAAAGTCTTTAATTTATCAGGATAAGTATAGCGACTTATCAATCTCTTTCACCGAATTTACTGCTCAACGCCAATATCGTTCGGAAAAGACTGATATTATATTCGATATTAATCATGATTCCAATATAGCAAATTTCGTTATCAATAGGACGAAGGTGGGGAAAATCAAGGCATATTTAACTGGCGTAGGGATCTTCATTCATACAAAATGGAGCGAGTTGTTTTCTGGTCAAAAGACAGAAAACTCTATAAAtgaacagaaaaaaaatgcaaaaaCTCTAGTTTCAATCCCTATAGATATCAAACTCTACGATTGTGCTTTATCATTGAAACCATGTCGACTCTCTACAGGATTGGCTATTAATATACCTAGGGCTCAGATTAATATCActaaaaatgaaattacCCTATCAACTAAAATTTTAGATCTATTGCTAATAGATGATATGAATCTAATCCATGAAACAGATTTGGGTCATACCACATCTACTTCAAACTGGTATGAAAAGCAAGGGTATTCATCATTAGTTAAAATCGACACACTTTCAGTGAGGTTTTGTCCAGGTGGTGTTGCATCTACTAGAGTCAATGTCCATAAAATTGATAGTTCCATCTGTTCGGACTCTTTTAATGCTTTAATCCAAACAATAATTGATCTTAAACCTGTTGTGACATATCCAGAGAACGTCAAATACCAACTTGAACCTGAACTAGtttcagtttttgaagaCTTAACAGACCAGTATTTTACAACGGCTAGGATATCTGAAAATGATCTAGAGATATATCCAGACACTTATTCAAACTCAGGAGAATCTCTggtatttgaagaaaactatTTCTCTCCAAAGTTAGAAAGCCCATCAAAAAATGAGGTAAATATGGCTGTATTCGAAATCTTAAGCAACGTCAAGATTTCGGTCgatgaaataaaattaaaacttTATGATGGATATGACTGGAAGCATACACGTAAAGAAATAAATAGTGCTGTTGAACAATTAGAGGAGAACTTCAAAGATGGACTTAGCTGCCCGGATGCTAAAGTTTTTGACTCCATATATATTCCTGCTCCAAGAGACGAGGATGAAAACATCAAATCGAACATAAATATGAAAATCCACaatgaagaaacaaaagaaggtaAAATGAAACTTAGACCaactaaaaaatataaGATTTTAATTCAAGGAAACGGGATAAAAGTAAATATCCAAAGTGGAAATGATGAACTTCGGACCACAAGTACTCTCCCATTGTCAGATAATACTtatgatattttgaatgaaACTTCCGTACAAATCAACAATCTTGAGATTGTTGATAACTTACCAACTTCTACATGGAACAAGTTCCTTACTCGaacaaaactaaaaacaacaaatacCTTACAGCAGTCTCCTATGTTTTCCTTAAGGTTTACAATGATACGCCCAACCCCACATCTTTATGCCACAGAGTTAATTTTTAGCGTCCACGTAAAGCCTATCAGCTTACATGTCGATCAGGATGCTCTAGAATTTTtgactctttttttccagttcAAGGATCCCAGATTTGAGCTTATAGATGATTACCCAGATATACCATACATCCAGCGATTTGAAATTAATTCAGTTAAGATACTACTTGACTATAAACCGAAGAAGGTGGATTATGTGGGATTGAGATCAGGGAAAACAAAGGAATTCatgaatttttttattcttgaTCAAGCAAAAATCAATCTTAAACACGTTATCCTATACGGCATTGATGGGTTTTCCAGACTTGAGACAATTTTAACAGACATATGGACTCCTGATATAACAAAAACTCAACTTCCTGGAATTTTAGGTGCCTTGACACCGTTCAAACCGTTCGCAGGACTCTCATATGGAGCCCGAGCCTTAGTTTCAGTGCCTACTGAACAATATCAACAGAGTGGTAGACTTGGAACCAGCCTTCAAAAAGGTGGAATGGTATTTTTGCGTACTACAGGCGGAGAGTTTGTTAAATTAGCTGTGAGATTAACCTCTGGAACCCAGACCATCCTAGAAAGTACAGAAAAACTATTGGGAGGACAAGGAAGCAACGGaagaaatattaaaataaaactagTAGAAGGGGATGAAATTGTTGATGCTTTCATCGATGAGTCTATATTAAGATCAACGACATTATTCGACAACACAGCAAACGATAATAATCATTTGGATGTCATTTTACCCCAGGGAGATACCCAGAAAGTTATTAGTTTGTATGCAGATCAGCCTAAAGACTTTTACTCGGGTCTACATGATGCATATTCATCTTTTGGCCGTAATCTCAATATCACATTTGATAGCATGAAACAAGCTAAAAATGACATCAAAACTGCGAATGGGGCTCAAGAAGCAGTCTCTACAGTGGCCAAAGCTGCTCCACTTGCATTAATAAGACCTCTCATAGGTGTTACCGAGGCACTGTCAAAAACGTTGCAGGGTTTGAACAACCAGTacgatcaagaagaaattgcacacattgaagaaaagtatAAATCAAGCAACTAA
- the BIO4 gene encoding ATP-dependent dethiobiotin synthetase BioD → MTKIIFVTGTGTDVGKTFISALLVHRLKADYWKPVQTGLECDTGDTRTVSMFPTELTGWKPKLFPPRFQFKKPLSPYNAMEFESDIDIELEDFCIPSTDDLQNDVLVVEGAGGLFVPITKKLEITTDLIRSLIERYPQHEISIVVVADSGLGTLNHTMLTVEHLKHHGLDKNFSGCILNGTINAINAKTLRSFGVNILGEIERCETTQDLGTALKKMPGLDSLYVDSK, encoded by the coding sequence ATGACTAAGATTATCTTCGTAACAGGGACGGGAACAGATGTGGGAAAAACGTTTATTTCAGCTTTACTGGTTCACAGATTAAAAGCTGATTACTGGAAGCCGGTTCAGACTGGGCTCGAATGTGATACAGGCGACACAAGGACGGTTTCCATGTTTCCCACCGAATTAACAGGTTGGAAACCAAAGCTATTTCCACCAAGATTCCAGTTCAAGAAACCACTTTCACCTTACAATGCCATGGAATTCGAGTCTGATATTGACATTGAATTAGAAGACTTTTGTATTCCAAGTACCGATGACCTCCAAAACGATGTTTTGGTTGTCGAAGGTGCGGGCGGGCTATTTGTGCCCATAACCAAAAAGCTCGAGATCACAACAGACCTGATTCGCAGTTTGATCGAAAGGTACCCTCAGCATGAAATATCCATAGTTGTAGTTGCGGACAGCGGTCTTGGTACCCTGAATCATACCATGCTCACGGTAGAGCATTTGAAGCATCATGGACTGGACAAGAATTTCTCGGGCTGCATCCTCAATGGTACGATAAACGCCATTAACGCGAAAACACTAAGGTCGTTTGGGGTTAATATTCTAGGTGAGATAGAGCGCTGCGAAACAACACAGGACTTGGGCACAGCTCTCAAGAAAATGCCTGGTTTGGATAGTCTATATGTCGATAGCAAGTAA
- a CDS encoding glutathione S-transferase family protein has translation MLRVHDLNFSRSIRITWLLEELGVPYEVVEYKRDPITFRAPSDLKKIHPLGKAPVIEDEGLIIAESGAIIEYLLNKYDKDGKLAPLADDSEYAKYLEFLHFSEGTAFPALLPLVYEKNVGEDLPPGIKKVFQTELDAILGYISERIQNHRGFLLDRGFSAVDINFAFVLQAVGMAQSLESYPILSDYLKRVTDRPCYTTALSKQQ, from the coding sequence ATGCTTAGAGTTCACGatttaaatttttcaagatcTATTAGAATCACATGGCTGCTAGAGGAGCTGGGAGTTCCTTATGAAGTCGTTGAATACAAAAGGGATCCTATAACTTTCAGGGCCCCGTCAGATTTAAAAAAGATCCACCCTTTAGGTAAGGCTCCTGTCATTGAGGATGAAGGCCTAATTATTGCAGAATCTGGGGCTATCATTGAGTACCTACTAAATAAATATGATAAAGATGGAAAACTTGCCCCATTGGCCGACGACTCTGAGTATGCCAAATACTTGGAGTTCTTACATTTTTCAGAAGGAACAGCATTTCCTGCATTGTTACCTCTTGTTTATGAAAAGAATGTAGGAGAAGACCTACCCCCAGGCATCAAGAAAGTATTCCAAACAGAGCTTGATGCTATTCTAGGCTACATTTCCGAAAGAATCCAAAATCACAGAGGCTTCTTATTAGATCGTGGATTCAGTGCTGTAGATATCAATTTTGCATTCGTTTTGCAGGCTGTAGGGATGGCACAAAGCCTAGAATCATATCCTATATTATCTGATTATTTGAAAAGGGTCACGGACCGTCCATGTTATACGACTGCCCTCTCAAAACAACAATGA
- the BIO3 gene encoding aspartate aminotransferase family protein translates to MNDNKPKSNNVNDINALLAFDKAHIWHPYSSMNSNQIILPVLRAKGCKLTLADEQETQLIDGMSSWWCMIHGYSDERMNEALKTQIDDFSHVMFGGLTHLPAIRLAQNLLKFIDHPQLDAVFFADSGSVAVEVSLKMALQYQFSLNCPKKKKFITIKRGYHGDTLGAMSVCDPINSMHSLYGDYVPQNIFVTEPPLVDTLCTSSLHGSFQLGDNYDDETNRKAIKDMEETMNSCHEEICAVILEPILQGAGGMRLYHPKYLIELKKLCLKFDIPLIFDEIATGFGRTGEAFAFKHCDVYQKMIGTPASEIVDVFPDILCVGKALTGGYMTMSAVIASKRIANVISAKDTATKGTFMHGPTFMANPLACAAANASLNILMEGNWKDMVARIEAQLYRELYVELRNSHIYGKLINNLRVVGAVGVIELFEPIDGTFVQKRQVSKGIFIRPFGKLVYIMPPYIISGEELTILTTGIKQLLLEWSAYKIGNC, encoded by the coding sequence ATGAACGACAACAAGCCCAAGAGTAACAATGTGAATGATATCAATGCCTTACTAGCTTTTGATAAAGCGCACATATGGCATCCATACTCATCTATGAATAGCAACCAGATCATCTTGCCGGTTCTACGTGCCAAGGGGTGCAAGCTTACACTTGCTGATGAACAAGAGACGCAGTTAATAGACGGAATGTCGTCTTGGTGGTGCATGATTCATGGTTATAGCGATGAAAGAATGAACGAAGCGTTGAAAACACAAATTGACGATTTTTCTCATGTTATGTTTGGTGGCCTCACCCATTTGCCCGCTATTAGACTTGCCCAAAATCTCCTCAAATTTATTGATCATCCTCAGTTGGATGCCGTGTTCTTTGCCGACTCTGGATCTGTGGCAGTTGAAGTGTCCCTGAAGATGGCCTTACAGTATCAGTTCTCATTGAATtgtccaaagaagaaaaaattcaTAACTATAAAACGCGGGTATCATGGCGATACATTGGGTGCAATGAGTGTATGTGACCCAATTAACTCGATGCATTCTTTATATGGCGACTACGTTCCTCAGAACATTTTTGTTACTGAACCACCACTGGTTGACACGTTAtgcacttcttctttgcaCGGTTCTTTTCAACTAGGTGATAATTACGATGATGAGACTAACAGAAAGGCAATAAAAGATATGGAAGAGACGATGAACTCCTGTCATGAGGAGATATGTGCCGTGATACTAGAACCAATCCTACAGGGTGCCGGTGGAATGAGGTTGTATCACCCTAAGTATTTGATTGAGCTGAAGAAACTCTGTTTGAAATTTGACATCCCGCTGATATTCGACGAAATTGCAACCGGGTTTGGCAGAACAGGCGAAGCGTTTGCCTTTAAGCATTGTGATGTATATCAGAAAATGATAGGAACTCCCGCCTCTGAAATAGTGGATGTATTTCCAGATATTCTTTGCGTTGGAAAAGCTCTCACTGGTGGCTATATGACAATGAGTGCTGTGATCGCCTCAAAACGCATTGCCAATGTCATCTCCGCGAAAGACACTGCGACCAAAGGGACTTTCATGCATGGCCCAACTTTCATGGCTAACCCTCTTGCCTGTGCAGCGGCCAATGCGTCACTAAATATCCTGATGGAgggaaattggaaagaCATGGTGGCTCGGATTGAAGCGCAGTTGTACCGAGAGCTCTACGTCGAGCTTCGTAATAGCCATATATACGGAAAACTGATTAACAATCTTAGGGTTGTTGGTGCAGTAGGCGTAATAGAGCTTTTCGAACCAATTGATGGGACTTTTGTCCAGAAAAGGCAGGTAAGCAAGGGTATCTTCATAAGGCCCTTTGGAAAGCTAGTTTACATTATGCCACCGTATATAATATCGGGAGAAGAACTCACTATTCTGACAACAGGTATTAAGCAGCTGCTTTTGGAGTGGAGTGCTTACAAAATAGGGAATTGCTGA